AGAGGGGTGAGGATGAGGCTTCATGATGTCGCTTTTCATGAGCTTAGGGGCATCGTGGAGTATCAGTTGGGGAAGTATGGGTAGGGGTTCATCCTAGTGGATCCTAGGAATTCCTCGAAGGCGTGCGCCAAGTGTGGTTATGTAAAGGATGACTTAACTTTGAATGATCGCGTCTTCTCGTGCCCCAAGTGTGGCTGGACCGTGGATAGGGATTATAATTCGGCGCTCAATCATTTGAGGTGTGCAGGGTGGGAGTCGCCCGTGGTGCCCGTGGAGCTCCGCCCACTACCCGTGGCTTCGGCTACGGGCAAGGCGGGGCGGGGAAGCGGGAAGCCCCTTAAGGGCGGGGTAGCTCACTTAAAATAAAGCACATTTTATATACTTAAAATAACCTAATCCACTTTCTTTGGTTCGTTTTCAACGCATAAATTATTAGGCAGATTGACAATCGAGGTACTTGAATCAAAGATGGAGCTGTTGCATTACTGCCTTTTATGGTTCTTCATGCTTTTGATGATAAGTAAAAGAGTGATAAACATCGCCCATTAGGGACGGAAGAGCTCTGTTTCCCTAAAGTTGAAAACAATTATAAAGGCATCATGATTAGGCGAAGCAATGGATTGCTCCATAAGCGGAGCTCTGATATTTGGATCGCTGGATAATGATAGAGCAAGGGCTATAGAGGAGAAAATCATTAAAATAATGATAAAAGCAGAGGAGAGGGGCAGGGATAGCTGGGGCATCGTTTACTTAACCAGGGATGGATTATTCAAGGAATTAAAAGGCATTGGACGTGCATCTAATAATTTACCTGGGAAGCGAGGCTTTCTATCGAAGGAAGCTATCGCAGTGATAGCTAATAATAGGGCTGAACCAACCACTGAGCACGTTGTTGAGAAGGGGTTGAACGACATTCAGCCCATAATTGGAAACAACATAGCTGTCACGCATAATGGCACCATAGCCAATGATTTAGACCTAGAGAGGCGGCTTAATATTAGGAAAACCAGTAAAATAGATTCATCAATAATCCCACCTCTGCTTGAGCATGAGTGGGATGGATCAATAACCGATCTGCAGCGGATTCTCAGGGATGAGGTNGTGGGATCATACGCATTATCAATTATCGATAAGAGGAGGCCAGGAAAAATGTGGTTAGCAACTAATTTCAAGCCTCTCTACATCATGTGGGACAAGGAACTTAATGTCCTATTTTTCTCAAGCATGGATTACTACCTGGAGGAACCAGGAAAAGCCCCATGGGAAAGCAATGTAGTTAAGCGAATTAATCCATACTCGTTAATTGAGGTGGATATTAACGGGTCCTGGCGGGAAGTTAGCCTATGGAAGCAAACAAGTGATCGGAAGAAAAAGAGAGCATTAGTCATAGCGAGTGGTGGTCTTGATTCCACCACGGCGGCCGCTAAGTTGAGGCAAGACGGTTATGAAGTGTCTCTTCTCCATTTTAATTATAGGCATAAAGCCGAGAACAGGGAGCTGGAGGCGATTAGAGCCATTGCGAGGGATATGAATGTTCAATTAATAGAAATCGACATGGATTTCTTTAAAGTTGTCGGGCGCTCCCCGCTTCTCGGCGAAGGCAATATAAATAAGTCGCGGGGAGGCGAGGCGGGCGCTGAATTCGCTCACGAATGGGTGCCGGCCCGTAATTTCGTGTTTATAGCTCTAGCCACTGCAATTGCCGAGGCCTGGGGATACGATGTTGTGGCCACTGGGGTTAACTTGGAGGAGAGCGGGGCTTATCCTGATAATGAGATGGAGTTCATTAGGTTACTTAATAATGTATTACCCTACGCAACCGGGCCCCAAAAGAGGGTTGAACTAGTTATGCCTGTTGGGAACCTAGTGAAGCATGAAATAGTTAAGCTAGGCCTAGAGGCTAACGCCCCACTTGAATATACGTGGAGCTGTTATGAGGATGGAGAGAAGCACTGCGGCGTATGCGGTCCATGCTACATGAGGAGGATAGCATTCAAAATAAATGGGGTCAAGGACCCGGTTGAGTATAACAACTCAAGTGATGAGGAGGAGAAGTTCTGGAGAGGCACGCGTCCATATCAGCGGCGCATGAATGATTCATATACCTCACTTAATGATTGAGTCACTCTCTCAGGATTGTGCCTAGTGGCCAAAGTCTCTAGTTGATTATTGATCTGTCTCTTCAGCATTGATGTATCCATTAATAAATCCTCCACAGCGTCAAGCATGCATAAATTATTCCTACATATAATGCCTGCATCCCCCACCACTTCAGGTAAGCCTCCGGCGGAGCTGGAAACCACAGCTGTGCCGCGCATCATAGCCTCAAGCGCGGTGATTCCATATGCATCCCACCTGGATGGCAATATTAAGACTTGGGATTCCCCTATTTTCCTCATCACGGTGCTGGATGGAGAGGGCGGATAATATTCATCCACATATCGCAACCCATTCTTATACTCATTAGGTATGGAGCCTATGTATGTGGTTTTCACTTTACTGCCCCATCTTTCCTTGAGCTCCTTAAATATTCCAAGCGCCGTGTCGCCGCCCTTCAAGTAGAAATCAATCCCAACAAATATTACGCTGTTCTCAATTTTTCTACCGATATTTATCCACTGTGGCCAAACTGGTAGATCAATTACATGTATCCTATCTTCTTGGAAGCCATCCCTAATAAAGCCCAGCCTAGCCCAATTAGTCCAAGTAATTACAGTGGCTTTCCTATACATGAAGTCACTTATAAATTGAGGAACCCTGCCACGATTCCCATAGATACGGAAGAATTGGCTCAGGCTTTGATCATTTTCAAGTATCCAATTATCGCCCATTCTGCGGTACCACCAAAAGAATGCATGAATCACGTCACCACTTAATGGGGAAATATTGTCGAAAAAGATGCGAATCACGGTTTTAAACATGGAGAATGAGCTTAATCCATACTCATTGAACTTGGTGGACATGATGGGTTCCCCCATTATCCTATAATTAATCCCCGGAGGCAGCGTGGATAGCCTCATGCGTATGCCTGACCTAATGGATCTACCTACCCTACCGTACTGCACTAGGAAACTTACATCCACTAATCAATGGCTGAACCATGAGATTTAAAAAGCTGCTCAGAACTAATTAGTAAGATTTATATTTATGATTTAAATGTAAGCGGTGATTAACTTCATTAAGCATTATCATTAATCCATTCATTATAATCAAAGCAATCGGAAAAATCAATGCATTGATATATTTAGAAGCCTCTGGAAGAATGGCGGAACCAGTGCCAACCCCGGCAAATGCCGCATTAATTGCAGTCGTTGGATCGCGTCCACCTCGTTTTCCAGCCACCATAGCTATGACAGGATAAATCATGGAGTATGGCAATATGAATAAAAGAAATAACTCAGCATTAAGTAGGAAAGCCATAAAGCCAAACCCAGCCATAATTATCAATTCATAGACCCAGCTCTTAATCTTATAGGATAAGAGCCTCATTAATCCCATCGATGCTGCCGCTATTGCTAATTCATACCTGGAGTAAGGCATTCCACTTACTCTAGCCAGGAAAATAGTATATAGTCCTCCCAATATAAATGTAGATGATGCAAATATAATTATCTCCATGTTTAATGTCGACGAAACTGCCTGCCTGACATTCACTTTTCTTGTAATTGAAGGCAGGAATAATGTGAGGGGTAGGGTCATAAATGGAATAAAGGGCGGAACCAATAGAAGCAAGCCGCTGGCGGCTATGCTGAATGATGTCAATGAATACACAAGGGAAAGGGCCTTATCTCCATAAGCTTCATAAATGAGGGGAGTAGCGAGGGGATCAAGGATGCCAAGCCCGATCATTATGAGAGGCATGGTGTAGGGATACCAAATGAAGAATATGGGTATCATGGCCATGAATATCTTCTGTGGAGCCCTGAACCCGCTTAAATAACCGATTAGGCCGCCAATGGCTAATGCCCCATAGTTTATTGATACCCATGTGCTGGCATCCATCGGCGTAGATAAAGGAAGGAGGAGCCCAGCCAAGTTAAGCAGCATCCTATATGTGACCACTATGGCTATATCACGCCTAAGCCCCACACTATCTCCACCGTATTCTCGGCATTATAATTGATCGTTTAGCCTCTATTCTATCTTTATATGGAAGCACGTCGCGTAGAATTACCTTGACCTCATCCCTAAGATCCTTGTTTAACCCAAACATGCCAAGCCCAGGCAATACGCGGCGAATCGGATTATAGTAATGCTCCTCTTTCTCTACGCGGGGATTAGGTATGTGCTCTATATCTACATGAATCCCAAAGTCGGCTGCAGCATCCCTAACTATTTGGGCTATTTCATTCACGGAATGCGTCTCCCTATATTGATGAACCACTCTATATTCCCCATCCTCTGGCGGATGAGTGAGCAGCAAGTAAATGGAGTCTATGCTATCCTCAAGCGATATGAAGCCCCGTACTTGGTTTCCCTTACCATACACAGTAAGGGGATGACCTATCACGGCTTGCGCGCAATACCTGTTCACCACTGTTCCCCAGACATCATCGAAATCAAACCTAGTGAATAGCCTCTCATCGTTTATCTCCGGTATTCTAGTTCCATAAACCGGGCCCTGATGAATATCGGTGATTGTTAATCCCCATAGCTTATTTGCATAGATTAAATTATAGCTATCATATACCTTGGACCAATGATACCAGCTGCCAGCCCATCTTGGCACGATTATATCATCTTCCTTATTATCTATAATCGCTTTCACGGTGGCTGACTCGGGTATATCGAAGTTAGGAGTGCCATACTCGCCGAGGGTTCCCATCTTCAATATATGAGTCTTAGGCGAAGCCTCCTTAATGGCGTAAATCAAATTCAGCGTACTAATCAAATTATTCATCATTGTATACCTAGCGTGGTCCAGATCAATCATTGAGTATGGTGCTGATTTCTGNTCAGCAAAGTGAACAACAGCATCTGGTTTCTCCTCAATAACCTTTTTAACAATAGCATAATTAGTCACATCGCCTTCTATGAATCTTATATCGGCGCCCATTAATTCCCGCGCGGCCTTTATTCTTTCCTGCATTGATGCTATGGGGAGCGCAGACCATGCCCCCACCTCCTCTAATTCGCGCCTAGTGCTGAAATTATCAATGCCGATGACTTCATGTCCCTTGCTCGCTAACCTTAATGCAAGAGGCCATCCAAGATATCCATCTATCCCCAATATAACTACCTTCACTGGCGATCATGAAGGCAAGAGCATTATTAAGCATTGCTCACTTAGAGGAAGGTGCCTATGCCTTGTTTCTTTTAAACGAAATACTTTAATTTAGTCCAAGCCTCAATTATGGCTGTAAATGATATATTTAACCACGGATAAGCCCATATATAGGGTCGGCGATAAGGCCATAATAATAATCCATGCATTGAATGAGAATGACCATGTGATAACATTATCCATCAGGATCACTGCAACTCTTGAGAATGAGAAAATATTGGATCATGAGGAGAAAGTTGCATTAATAGGGGGAGAACGCAAGATAATGGAGATTCAGACCGACTTGAAACGGGGAGGGGTGTTAATGGTTAATGCCGATATTAATTACGATGGAAGATCTGTATCAGATAATGTTAGGGCATATGTAATTGATGTGGCTAAACGCATTCAGCTTGCATTGGTTTATCATATGCATCAACCGCCATGGTACTTACCTAGTGGCGATTACTATATGGATTGGGCATTCAGATACATTGCTGATAATTCATTGGCCCCCACCTTTAACGGGGGCCCCTATGCATTTCACGCATATCTAAATGAGAAGCATAAGGAAGTGAAGACTACAGTGAATTTATCGCCCAGCCTATTAAAGCAGTGGAGCGACGCCATAGAGAGAGGATATAGGTTAATGGATGGACATCAATATGGGAAGGACTCCGACCAAGTCAAGAAAATCGCGGATACCCTTGAATTATTTAAATCACAGGTACATAGGGGTCAGGTCGAGGCATTGACCAGCCTATATGCGCATACTATAGCGGGATACCTGGTCGCGACCCATGGAATGCGGGATATAGTGGATGAAGAGGTTAGAACAGGCGCTGACGTGACTAGGAGCATACTTGGAATTGAGCCGCAGGGCATATGGACCCCCGAAATGGCTTGGGACATGTCGCTTCTCGACATTTACGTTAATGCCGGCCTCAAGTATACGGTGCTATGCGGTAAGAATCACTTTCCAGGCTCTGTGGGGGATAAGGGATCCATATATGAGCCATATAAGTTAGGCGGCTTCACTATATTCTTCAGGGATCAACGGATAAGCGATATATTGGCATTCGAGAATAATTTGTTTGATGATAGGCATGCCGATAGAATGGCTAGGCGCATAATAATGGATGCATTTAGGGTTGATGGACTTAATCCCCTCGTGGTAATTGCACTAGATGGAGAGAACTTCATAGCTATGTCAAAAACGCCTCGACNCGTTGCAGTGGAGCTGGATATTCTTTACACATACTTGGAGAAACTTCAAAGGGATGGCATCATAACCACCGTCAAGCTCAGTGAAGCCATGACTGGCGGAAGAACGCTAACATATATCCCGACCACGTCTTGGTTAGGCGGCTTCTCGAAATGGAGGGGGGAGCGCGTTGAGCATGATAAATACTGGATCAAGGCCGTGGATACATATAGATTCATATTAGGGGCCGAAGCCATGCTGGGCACTAAGCTAGTTACTGCTAGGAATGCGATGTGGCACGCATTAGATAGCGACTATTGGTGGAGCGATTATTGGAGCAACTTCATGATAGATGAATGGCTAAGCAAGGCAAGGAATGAGGCTGGCAATTCCATGGAGAAGATTCATGCGAGCCTAATTAACGACGTGATCGAGACTATAATAAATAGGGAAACACGCATTGGCATACGTGTAACTAATGAGACGGGCNGCAATATAAAGCTTGATGTAGTGTGTTGCAGGGACTCCTCTAGTCATGTGCTTACGCCTGGCGAGGCTACCATAGAGGCAGTAGTTATGCCGACAGTGGCTGGGCAATATAAGATACCCATCATTATTTCATCAAGAAACTACGGCTACTGGATCCTGTATCAAACATTAATAGTTAAGGCATTCCCATAAATTACCACAGACCTAGCAAGGATTTGTCGCTCTTCTTATTAGTAGTATCGCTACCCCGAATCTCCACTTACTAATTATTTTTCCTGGATGCTGAAATGGCCCATAATCCATGAAGGCCCAATTAATTAATGTCCTCTTAATGAATTCAGCCGCTACCCAGTAACCGCCTGGTTTAAGGGCAGTCATCACCTCACTAATTGCCTTTCCCCTATTCTTCACTTGATGCATTACTAATGTGGTGATCGCTACATCAAATGATGAGGCCCGTAAAGGAAGCATCTCAATGCTTCCAACTGCCACATCGATTCCCCTTCGCGTCGATATCTTAGCCATTGGAATCAATGCATCGACACATGTTNCCTTATTATCCCTTAGTTGGAGTTCGNCATCAAGTAGGCCGGGGCCGCAGCCAATGTCCAGCACCGATGATCGGTCAGGTATATTCCTAATTACTAACTCATGTAACCCACGTATTGGTATACTTATTAGGGTNGAGTAAATCCAAGCGATTCTGCCAAGCAATTTAAGGCTATTCATGCCGGTTTCCCAGCGAATCTCCTTATTTCATCTATTAATTCGCGACTTATATCGATTCCCCGCCTATTCGTTGCCTCAATCATATCCATTATTATTCCACGAATACCCCTCTCCTCCCCTCTCCAAATCCCATTTATGGTCACGCCACCCGGCGTCGCGACGCTATGTATTAATGAGGCTGGATCCTCATCACGCAGCAATTCCAGTGTCGCTTCAACAGTATCCATGACGAGTCTCCAGGAAATATCGCTTGGCAGGCCTATAAGTACTCCAGCCTCCTGCATTGCATCAAGCATCATAGCTATGAAGGCAGGTCCGCTCCCGCTCAATGCAGTTACTGCATTCATATACTGCTCATCCATTATATAGCACTTGCCAAGCGACTTAAATACCCCACATACATCGTTCACATCATTATCGCTGGCCCTTATTCCCCTAGAGACCACAGTAACTCCTCTTGACCTCGTTATGCCTATGCTTGGCATGGCCCTGATCACCCTACATGGAACTAGTTCCTCAATAACGTGAGTAGGCACGCCTGCAACCACCGATACCAGCAATTGATCAGGCCTTAATTGATCGCTGATCCGTGATAATGCTTCAAGTACTTGCCTAGGCTTCACAGACACGACTATTATATCAGCTGAGGCGGCGATGGAGTTATCAGTGGTTACTGTTATTGGCAATTGATTCTTGACCTTATCCATGCTCTCAACCCGCCTAACTGTGCCCACCACATCATTAATTGAATAACCATTGGCAAGAAACCCACGTACAATAGCTGTACCTATTCTGCCGACCCCTATCACTGCTACCCTGCGTCCCATTTAAGATAAACGGTTCTTGATTTTTAAATGTGAGCTACCCCATCCTTAAGGGGCTTCCCGCTTCCTTGCCCCGCCTTGCCCATCATCACGGGTAGTGGGCGGATCACGGGCGCCACGGGCGGCTCCCGCCCCGCATGCCTTGCCCAATGAAGGGCGTTGCACGTCTCTCACGCAACCTCAATTGGGCCTTTAACGCCCTCAACGCCTGTTCGTTGGTGTATGCTCTGAACCTAAACCCCACGATGGGCACCAGAAAAACAGGAACGTCACTAATATAAAGTTACCCTCCTCATCCCCGCCATAAATGGCGAGGCTTCCCCCATGCGTATAAATCCAGTGAAGAGTTAGCGGCAAGCAATGGGGAACTTCACCATCCTTATTAAACGTTTAACAAGGAATTTAATATGAAGTGGACTTATATTTTCATGAGAATTATAGCGACTCCGGGTCCAACGCATGANCCTCCCTATGTACGTGAAGCTTTGAGTGCAGAGACTAGTAACCCGGATCTGGATCCTGAGTTCATGACTAAATACATAGATGCGCGTAATATGATCGGCGAAATGATAGGGNCAAGAGGCGATAATGTTGTTATATGGATGGGCGAGGCAATGAGNGGACTAGAGGCTGCAGTCGCTAATTTAGTGAAGCCGGGGGAGGAAGTGATAAGCCTAAGCAATGGAGTATTCGGCGACTACTTCTCGGAGCTTGTGAGGCGGTATGGAGGAAGACCTCGCCTTATTAGATGGGATGTTAGGCACCCAGTGGATCCAGATGAGTTACAAGAAGCATTAAATGAGTCGGAAGCATCTATTGTAACAATGGTTCACTGCGAAACACCGAGCGGCGTGCTTAATCCATTGCGTGAAGTGGCTGATGCAGTTAAGAGGAGCGGGAAACTATTCGTAGTTGATGCGGTTTCATCTATTGGCGCGGTTAATATAGATGTGAAGTGGGGAATAGATGTATTAATTGGGGGTAGCCAGAAAGCATTGAATGTTCCTGCGGGCCTCACCATAATGGCGATAAGCGATGAGGCTTGGAGAAGGATTGAGGATCGCAAATATGAGGGTTTCTATCTTAATTTATTGAACTGGAGAAACCTGGAATCTGGGTTCCCATACACCCACAGCGAGCCTCTTCTCAATGCATTAATTGCTTCATTAAGGCATATAATGCGTGAGGGCCTCGATGAAGTATATAAGCGGCATATTGACATAAGGAATCGAGTTATACGTGCAGTTAATGCCTATGGACTTACCCTGGTTCCCGCATCAATGGAGTGGGCAAGTCCATCTGTCTCTGCATTTTACTTACCAACCGGCATTAATGATGGACTCCTCCGTGAGTCGATGTGGCGTAAATACGGGGTGATGATTGGCGGATCACTTGGCGAATTGAGCGGTAAGGTGATTAGGATAGGCCACATGGGATATACCGCCACCCTAGAATTCATGTTGCCGACCGTAACTGCCCTAGGCATGGCGTTAATGGATTTTGGATTATCGATAAATTTGAATAATGCAATGGATGCATTTATGGGTGGTTCTAAATCATGATGAGGAGAAGCACAGGCCTGGTCAGGGAAGTTGGGCCTCTTGCCTTGTTCTTCATGAATATGGGATATAATGGTTTTCTCGCCATACCATTTGTTCTAATACCGGGCGCAGCGGCGTGGCCCAATGGTAACCTCATTATTGCCGCTGCACTTTCATGGCTGCTCTTCATTCCGCATGTCACTATTTGGTACTGGATTGCCAAGAGTTATCCAGTTAATGGTGGGGATTACGTCTACGCCAGCAGATTAGAGCCTAGGATTGGTTTTCCTGCATTCTTCTCATTTGTGATAGGCGAGATGCTTTATGATGCTGTCCTAGCATACTTCGGGGTGGAGCAATTAGGAAACGGATTATCAATGCTAAATGCCCAACTGGGTTCAATTATTGAGGGAAACGCATTCATAATTGGATTAATAATTCTGGTTCTTGTCATTGCAGCTAATATTGTCTCCTCCAGGATCGGCCATATGACATTCATGGCAATAAGCATGGCTGCTTTCGCATCATTTATCATCACCGCAATGCTAATGCTTAGCTCTAATTTTGGTTCGCTGAGCATAGGCATGAACGGCTACTATCCCACCCTTGGCTTAATGGCATTTACGACAGCCGTGTGGGCATACGTGAATTACCCGGCATCAGTGGGCGGCGAGGCTAGGCGAGGCGGATTATCGGCAATAATGGGCGTTATTGCTTCATTCGTTGTGGGTGGAGCCGCATTTATTGCATTTATTATTGGGGCAAGCAAGGGATTACCGCTCTTCAGTAACCCTATTTCATTTGCTTTATCGATTACGCATAATTATGCAATGCAACTCATTATAATTATCGGGTCATCATTGTGGTACATAGCGCCTATGACCGGCGTCGTGATACAGATCAGTAGATATTTGCTTGCATTCTCATTTGATGGGTTATTGCCGAGCTGGGTATCATATGTCAATCCAAGGACGAGGTCCCCAGTATTAGCTCATTTGGTGGACTTGGTGATAACGGCTTCATTGATGTACTTATTGATTGAGTCGCCGTTTGGGTATGTATTCAGCAGCGCCATAGATATAGATGGATTGATGTTGTTGTTATTCACATGGATGGCAATAGGTCTATTGATCATATACAGCGCGGCAATGGGTAGGCACAGATTAGGAATTAATAGGGCTGCATTACTTTGCTTATCATTGCTTGATATCATGGTTATGTCCATCTATGCGTTCTTCTGGATCAAGTATCCAGCCATATATTTAGTGCCTCAATCGCCCGTGATCATATTGGTCGAGTCTTGTTTACCCTTTATCATGGGCCTAGCAATATATGAGTCGGTAAGGAGGTATAAGTTACGGCACGGCATAGACATATCGCTGTCCTTTATGGAACTGCCAAGCGATTGACCTCCTCCCCGCCCAGCGAGGTTTATCGTTCGTTTTATCATTAATCAATAGCAAACTATTTAAATTTAAATTATTTAAGTAATTGCATGAAGATACGCATATCCACCAAAGTGTTCGATAAAGAAAACTCGATCATAACATGGGTAAATAATAGACCGGTGTTGGTGGCTAAGGTAGAGGGGAGGCTATATGCAATGGATGCGGTTTGCGCACACATGGGTTGCGCATTGCTTACTAAGGTAAATGGTTATATAGTTACTTGCCCAGCCCATGAAGCCCAGTACGACATAAGGACGGGACAATTAATAGCTAAAGCCAAGATTAAGCCAGATGAAGAATGCGAAACCGAGAAAGTGAAACTACCGCTTAAGACCTATGAGGCAAGCGAGACCAGCGATGGATTCATAGAAATAAACACAAGATAATGCAGAACCATTTTTATAAAGTTGGGGGTAAAGGAGGCGATAAGCCTCGCCCTTCAGGGCGAGAGCAGCTCACGCTAACCCCATTTTGCATTCTTAAACCCTTCCTTGCGATGATTTAAATTGGACAGCAATTATTTATCCATTATTGGCCTGTACCAATTATCCCTCTCATAACCGATATACCCAGCGCCGCTTATCG
Above is a genomic segment from Thermocladium sp. ECH_B containing:
- a CDS encoding 7-cyano-7-deazaguanine synthase, producing the protein MDCSISGALIFGSLDNDRARAIEEKIIKIMIKAEERGRDSWGIVYLTRDGLFKELKGIGRASNNLPGKRGFLSKEAIAVIANNRAEPTTEHVVEKGLNDIQPIIGNNIAVTHNGTIANDLDLERRLNIRKTSKIDSSIIPPLLEHEWDGSITDLQRILRDEVVGSYALSIIDKRRPGKMWLATNFKPLYIMWDKELNVLFFSSMDYYLEEPGKAPWESNVVKRINPYSLIEVDINGSWREVSLWKQTSDRKKKRALVIASGGLDSTTAAAKLRQDGYEVSLLHFNYRHKAENRELEAIRAIARDMNVQLIEIDMDFFKVVGRSPLLGEGNINKSRGGEAGAEFAHEWVPARNFVFIALATAIAEAWGYDVVATGVNLEESGAYPDNEMEFIRLLNNVLPYATGPQKRVELVMPVGNLVKHEIVKLGLEANAPLEYTWSCYEDGEKHCGVCGPCYMRRIAFKINGVKDPVEYNNSSDEEEKFWRGTRPYQRRMNDSYTSLND
- a CDS encoding NAD-dependent dehydratase, encoding MKVVILGIDGYLGWPLALRLASKGHEVIGIDNFSTRRELEEVGAWSALPIASMQERIKAARELMGADIRFIEGDVTNYAIVKKVIEEKPDAVVHFAXQKSAPYSMIDLDHARYTMMNNLISTLNLIYAIKEASPKTHILKMGTLGEYGTPNFDIPESATVKAIIDNKEDDIIVPRWAGSWYHWSKVYDSYNLIYANKLWGLTITDIHQGPVYGTRIPEINDERLFTRFDFDDVWGTVVNRYCAQAVIGHPLTVYGKGNQVRGFISLEDSIDSIYLLLTHPPEDGEYRVVHQYRETHSVNEIAQIVRDAAADFGIHVDIEHIPNPRVEKEEHYYNPIRRVLPGLGMFGLNKDLRDEVKVILRDVLPYKDRIEAKRSIIMPRIRWR
- a CDS encoding pyrroline-5-carboxylate reductase, whose amino-acid sequence is MGRRVAVIGVGRIGTAIVRGFLANGYSINDVVGTVRRVESMDKVKNQLPITVTTDNSIAASADIIVVSVKPRQVLEALSRISDQLRPDQLLVSVVAGVPTHVIEELVPCRVIRAMPSIGITRSRGVTVVSRGIRASDNDVNDVCGVFKSLGKCYIMDEQYMNAVTALSGSGPAFIAMMLDAMQEAGVLIGLPSDISWRLVMDTVEATLELLRDEDPASLIHSVATPGGVTINGIWRGEERGIRGIIMDMIEATNRRGIDISRELIDEIRRFAGKPA
- a CDS encoding ferredoxin, encoding MKIRISTKVFDKENSIITWVNNRPVLVAKVEGRLYAMDAVCAHMGCALLTKVNGYIVTCPAHEAQYDIRTGQLIAKAKIKPDEECETEKVKLPLKTYEASETSDGFIEINTR